Proteins encoded in a region of the Armatimonadota bacterium genome:
- a CDS encoding ATPase: MPEPTPTAELLHRIVDEVEKAIVGKRNMVELAVLTLLCDGHLLIEDIPGVGKTTLAKALARAIGGKFRRIQFTPDLLPADVTGTNVFNPKTLGFELHPGPVFANVVLADEINRATPKTQSSLLECMEERQVTIDGVSHPLPRPYFVIATQNNVEMLGTYPLPEAQMDRFFIRLSLGYPSQHDEVMILSRQQQEQPLQHVQQVTEPEQIVQAQCDVREVFVHDAIRNYIVSIVNATRRHPHVQLGASPRGSLNLMHAAQAHAVLLGRDYVLPDDVKAVAKAVLAHRLILKPEARVRGVDAEQIVTEVLEQVAVPIGAGARK, encoded by the coding sequence ATGCCAGAACCAACGCCAACCGCCGAACTGCTCCACCGCATCGTGGACGAGGTGGAGAAAGCCATCGTTGGCAAGCGCAACATGGTGGAGCTTGCGGTGCTCACCCTGCTGTGCGATGGACACCTGCTTATTGAGGATATCCCCGGTGTGGGCAAAACTACCCTCGCTAAAGCACTGGCGCGTGCTATCGGCGGCAAGTTCCGACGCATCCAGTTCACTCCCGACCTGCTACCCGCCGATGTGACCGGCACCAACGTGTTCAATCCCAAGACGCTGGGCTTTGAACTGCACCCCGGACCGGTGTTCGCCAACGTGGTTCTGGCGGACGAAATCAACCGCGCGACGCCCAAAACGCAATCCAGCTTGCTGGAGTGCATGGAGGAACGACAGGTAACCATCGACGGCGTATCCCATCCGCTACCGCGCCCGTACTTCGTTATCGCCACCCAGAACAACGTGGAGATGCTGGGAACCTACCCGCTGCCGGAAGCGCAGATGGACCGATTCTTCATCCGCCTCTCGCTGGGTTATCCCTCCCAACACGACGAGGTGATGATACTCAGTCGCCAGCAACAGGAGCAGCCTCTACAGCACGTACAGCAGGTCACCGAGCCGGAGCAGATTGTGCAGGCGCAGTGTGATGTACGAGAGGTGTTTGTACATGACGCGATTCGCAACTACATCGTGAGTATTGTAAACGCGACACGCCGCCACCCGCACGTGCAGCTGGGGGCGAGCCCGCGCGGTTCGTTGAACCTGATGCATGCTGCACAGGCGCACGCCGTGCTGCTGGGGCGTGACTACGTTCTGCCCGACGACGTGAAAGCGGTTGCAAAAGCGGTGCTGGCGCATCGGCTGATTCTCAAGCCGGAAGCGCGGGTGCGCGGCGTCGATGCAGAGCAAATCGTGACAGAGGTGCTCGAGCAGGTCGCGGTGCCCATAGGGGCAGGAGCTCGCAAATGA